Proteins co-encoded in one Scylla paramamosain isolate STU-SP2022 chromosome 43, ASM3559412v1, whole genome shotgun sequence genomic window:
- the LOC135093768 gene encoding protein FAN-like isoform X4 — translation MQRSALSCPKCRSFTELPLSLPMTRTQCPGHKRSHPPQVQAIVRSRQQRKRFDRALLTDLSEKEVYEGLASKVTPLVTNPGTVLVTDAVLYFQSHNNAEKHPVIRINLGEIRQVIKRRYLLRQVGLEVFCREHCMVKHLLLVFKKCEERDLVYEVLVTQPGVSLDLQAQDNMTFQWQAGAVSNYDYLCYLNSQADRSENDLTQYPVFPWVVADYTSADLDLSDPAVYRDLTKPVGALNEERLSRLKERCKDMPEPRFLYGSHYSTPGFVLYYLVRQHPQYMLCLQNGRFDHPDRMFNSLKETWENVTANPSDFKELIPQFYNPDTTPEFLINASNIDFGVRQNGKPVGDVELPPWAKGDPSRVVRMLRDALESEVVSASLHHWIDLVFGYKQRGEEAEKADNVFYHLCYEGSVDLGAVTDLNDRLALEVQITEFGQVPKQLFSRPHPARCSTPHLPLHCGPVLGGQASPVGDEEAEASIGAGAVPGDVWQCLGSLQVVGECRVHREAVMGLSFTCDTTKIMSVGRDALAKLLSLPSLEQVRSVRVGSMAVSCCQHVPDTKTVLVGSWDNNVYRYSLEYGQVSLLLRAHSDAISCLQWRDGTLVTGSLDCTARVWSLEVSASSESAMAAVSAGQNILGEMDHDSPVLSLALHPSGTLLATGTEEGQVALWELPHGECRHLVHCHEGRVWAVAWSAAASGVAAVSGVSGVGTEDRVLSAGQDGRLVILEADGGKRVCVHHLHQPVRCVVWDGQRLVVCGMTSGDLLVFDMGAGKVIFKLSAHQGAISSLALTSDLRYLATGGEDRRVKLWGVTSE, via the exons TCCAGGTCACAAGAGGTCACACCCCCCCCAGGTCCAGGCCATTGTGAGGTCAcggcagcagaggaagaggttTGATAGAGCCTTACTGACTGACCTGAGTGAGAAAGAGGTGTACGAGGGATTAGCCAGCAAGGTCACCCCGCTGGTCACCAACCCTGGCACTGTGCTGGTGACGGATGCTGTGCTTTACTTCCAGTCACACAATAATGCtgagaag CATCCTGTCATTAGAATTAACCTGGGAGAGATTCGTCAGGTGATTAAACGACGCTATCTGCTCAGAcaagtg GGTCTCGAAGTGTTCTGTCGGGAACATTGCATGGTGAAACATCTGCTACTAGTGTTTAag AAGTGTGAAGAGCGCGACCTGGTGTACGAGGTGTTGGTGACCCAGCCTGGCGTGAGTCTTGACCTCCAGGCACAGGACAACATGACCTTTCAGTGGCAGGCCGGCGCTGTGTCCAATTATGACTACCTCTGCTATCTTAACAG cCAGGCCGACCGCAGTGAGAATGACCTGACCCAGTACCCAGTCTTCCCGTGGGTTGTGGCGGATTACACCAGCGCCGACCTTGACCTCAGTGACCCAGCTGTCTACCGTGACCTGACCAAACCGGTGGGCGCCCTTAATGAGGAGAGGCTGTCGAGGTTAAAG GAGAGGTGCAAGGACATGCCAGAACCTCGCTTCCTGTACGGGTCTCACTACTCAACACCAGGCTTTGTGTTGTACTACTTGGTCAGACAACACCCCCAGTATATGCTGTGTCTCCAGAACGGACGCTTCGACCATCCTGACCGCATGTttaatag CCTGAAGGAGACCTGGGAGAACGTGACAGCCAACCCTTCAGACTTCAAAGAATTAATACCTCAGTTTTACAATCCCGACACGACCCCAGAGTTTCTTATCAATGCCTCTAACATTGATTTTGGAGTGAGGCAGAATGGGAAGCCAGTTGGGGATGTAGAACTCCCACCGTGGGCAAAAGGAG ACCCGAGCCGTGTGGTGCGTATGCTGCGTGACGCCCTGGAGAGTGAGGTGGTGTCTGCGTCTCTGCATCACTGGATTGATCTGGTCTTCGGCTACAagcagagaggggaggaggcggagaaggctgacaatg TGTTCTACCACCTGTGCTACGAGGGCTCGGTTGACCTGGGTGCTGTCACTGACCTCAATGATCGTCTGGCACTTGAGGTCCAGATTACAGAGTTCGGACAAGTGCCAAAACAGCTCTTCTCACGACCCCATCCTGCCCGCTGCTccaccccccacctccccctccactgCGGCCCTGTGCTGGGGGGGCAGGCATCTCCTGTGGGTGatgaggaag CAGAGGCCAGCATCGGGGCGGGGGCAGTGCCGGGTGATGTGTGGCAGTGCCTGGGGTCGCTGCAGGTGGTGGGGGAGTGTCGGGTGCACCGGGAAGCAGTGATGGGGCTGTCCTTTACTTGTGACACCACTAAGATTATGTCTGTTGGCCGCGACGCTCTGGCTAAACTGCTGTCTTTGCCCTCTCTGGAGCAG GTACGCAGTGTGAGGGTTGGTTCGATGGCTGTCTCCTGCTGCCAACACGTTCCCGACACGAAGACAGTCTTGGTGGGATCTTGGGATAATAATGT ATACCGCTATAGCTTGGAGTATGGCCAGGTGAGTCTGCTGCTGCGGGCACACTCGGACGCCATCTCCTGCCTGCAGTGGAGAGATGGCACTCTGGTCACGG GCTCTCTGGACTGCACCGCCCGCGTGTGGAGCCTGGAAGTGAGTGCCAGCAGCGAGAGTGCCATGGCAGCTGTGTCGGCTGGCCAGAATATACTGGGAGAGATGGACCACgactctcctgtcctctccctgGCCCTGCACCCCTCTGGCACCCTCCTGGCCACTGGCACTGAGGAGGGCCAGGTGGCATTATGGGAACTGCCACATGGAGAATGCCGGCACCTTGTTcatt GTCACGAGGGGCGTGTGTGGGCTGTGGCGTGGTCAGCTGCTGCGTCGGGTGTGGCAGCTGTGTCAGGTGTGTCGGGTGTGGGCACAGAGGACCGTGTTCTGTCAGCAGGGCAAGATGGAAGGCTTGTTATCTTGGAAGCTGACGGAGgcaagcgtgtgtgtgtccatcacctccaccagcctgtcag gtgtgtggtgtgggacGGGCAGCGGCTGGTGGTGTGTGGCATGACCTCTGGCGACCTCCTGGTGTTTGACATGGGGGCAGGCAAGGTCATCTTCAAGCTCTCTGCACACCAAg GAGCCATATCCAGCCTGGCCTTGACCTCTGACCTCCGCTACCTGGCCACAGGTGGGGAGGACCGCCGGGTCAAGCTATGGGGGGTGACCTCAGAATGA